From the Cucumis sativus cultivar 9930 chromosome 5, Cucumber_9930_V3, whole genome shotgun sequence genome, the window TAAGGGTTTTTAAGTTAgaatatatagtaaatatcgattcttttttaaatcgattctttttaattttatttaaaattagaactcgtataataaattattatttattttggtagCACGTATTCTAAAGAACTTTTCTTAAGATTTGACTTTAGAGGGAAAGTTAAGAGGTCAAAGagatagtaaaattttgttttaaattacaGAACTGTTTAAAAGTgtctataaatataataaaatatttaatcaattaagatttacgcttttttttttgtttatagatTTTCTTAtgtaattgaaaatgttttgaaatttagtaattaaaataacGTTTTGACATTAAACCTTGTTGGATGTTTGCTTATAATTGAGTTTTgggtattgtttttatttttcaaactagGATTTATAACTTGCATCATTTAAACTATTAGGTCAAACCATAGATTTATTCTCTTGGGTCTCATTCAGTTTAATTATtggattgaattttattattgataccTTCAATTACGTATCCAATTAAAATTCGATAAttggaatttgaaaaataaataaattacagCATATCAAAGGACCCAAGgatttaataaaaagatcGAAAAGATGAAATTTGTCGAAAGTgcttttaccatttttatttagtgGGTTTGTAATTTTTACAATCGTGAGAAGAACGTACGAATGAGTAGAACAGAATTAATTCTAAATCTTGATGATAATATCAAGTGCGTTTGTCAATGTGATATTTCAGAAGGCCAATGAGAAAAGCATTTGTTATTTcactttagaaaaaattaattgacctaataacaaattttttcttttataaaacctgcaattatttataatgtaatgattttcatttttactaatttataaaaacaattttttcttaaactagcttccaaaatttgactcaaactttgaaattattttagacgataatcttcaaaaactaaaaatagaatagttactaaaaaaaaagaagagattaggcaagtaaaattgtaatatgATGGAATTCTCAAATAAATCTATGATAAATAAATGCTCCTACGTATCACTAACATACCAACGTACCGAGATAAAGTCCACTCTTTCCTTGCAGGCACTCTCTCCTGTAGTTCCACAgtcataaaaaatgtttccTGCGCCCAGAAGAGTTAAGATGTACTAAGTTGTGTCCATAAAATTATATGATCGACCACAGATATCATGCAAGGGAACGggttaaaacaacaaaaaaatgtgaagATTACGTGAGGAGGGATGGGATATGAATACCAAAGAAGCTTCTGCTAACTTTCTGTATAAGCTTCAGCCATGATTAAGAGTAGTAGAGATGTCCAACCGGTAAATGGGTGAGCGCCTTTCCCTTTACCCGTCTTTTGATTATACTGCTCCCAAATGTATCCTGTCTTCTGATAATTTCTAACCACATTTCTGCACAAATTATTAACATGTCTGCTTTCAGTATTACTGTTCATGGTTCGATTTGGATTATCTGAGTATATCGTGGTTCATTGCAGATTGACAGATagttttataaacattttgattcattttgctatattgaaaaaagttataaaataaaaaataaaagaaaataataagggAAGCGTATAATCATCCGAAGACAGAACTTAAAAGAATGGGGAAAAAAGAGTTGTAATTACCTAATTATATTGCTTCTCAACTCATCACGAATATCTTTAGCTTTTTCTCTATACGGTCCATGCTCTGCACCATTCAAGTCACGTTAAAAGGCACtagccaaaagaaaaaaagatgctCACATGAGATTTTCAAAGGGATCCGATGGATTGAAAATACCTGTGGCGTAGTGATTGAGTGCTGAAAGAATCAAGTAATTCATGTTCATCCAAATTGTACCTCTCCAATAAGGTGCATCATGCTCTGTGTTGTGCTTCATGTATAATGAGCTACACAAcatacaatttcaaaaacccAATTAATCCACATACCTATACATTGTACGTTTTTGGGTTCGGGTTCatcaaaagaaatggaagCTAGGATACATGGCATCATAACTtctatttgttaatatatgttcATCAACAAACCCAAACCGTTTAGTGTTGTGATTCCGTGgaagttttttacttttcatcaATTGAAAAccatgatttcttttaaaaaagaagataatgtAAAGGTACCTTGTTTTAGATAGGGAGCGGAGCCCATAATCTGTCCAGAATATGCTTCGATTTGAAATAAGATCAAGCTGTTTTTCAAGAATCCAAGATTCCTGTAggagagatgaagaaaaaaaatgatcaagCCCCTTAGCGACAGGAAAATAAGCATATGAATGGTGGTTTCATGTTGCTAACACTTACAGGTGGAATGATTCTCCCCATGAGTGGAAAAAGACTGACATAACCGATATGAGGAACCATTCTTAGCCTTGGCGTTTCCGACACTTCCCGGATAAGTTGACGAGTTGTAAATCCTTGCTCTCCCATCACCTCTTTCCAAATTAAACGTACCTACACGAAAGCAATTCTTGCATTAAGAACACAAGATTGGACAATTTTTTAAGGTATAAATTTCCATCAGTGCAATTGAAAATTTCAGTGCCAAGTTATTTAGTTGATGGAGTTTGGGAGCCTTTGGGTTACTGTTCGTTTTGTAATTTATCTATTAATAAAGGAAACAACTTTACAAACTCATCAAAAGCCAAATTCGTTGCGggatatattaaaaaaatcaggAAAGTGCAAGAGAGCGAGTGAGAAATCATGGGAGTATTCCAATCGACATACATAAAAGTAGAGAAAAGTACACTCACACATTGAAAGTTGATTTCTGGGAGATAACTAAATGAAAGTCGTATGGTAAAGACGATGGTAACAAAGAGACCGTACCTTTTCAGTGTGATTTCCAAAATCTAAGTAAGTTCCATGGGCATCATCAAAGTGCATCTGGCAGGCATCAATCATAGTCAAGTTAGAGGTCTGGAGCTTATTAGCTATTACCACTTCAAATGTTCAACAGAAAAGACCACTTGGATAAATAATCATCTCCATACATTGTAAAACAATTTTCCAGCAGAGATGAAAGTGACAACCAACCTGATTCAGAAGCTCAAATTCAGAGAGAATTTTTGTTGCTGAACTATAAACCTGCAATGTCATgaagtttcaaaacttttgaGGGGaaatataaaggaaaaaacataaatgaaagcTAAGTTGATCATAACAATTTACCGTTTCAAGTCCCTTTTCCTTTGCGGTTAGCTCTGAAATAGAATGCATGCAATCTGCAGCGAGAAGCATCCAGCATCGGAGGTCCACATGACGCTCATCTTCAGTGGGGTGTGAAGCACGTGGATAATCATCCAATCCAGACATTAGTGTCTACAAGTGTGAACAATTGAAGATCATCTAAACCTTAATTGGTCAAATCTAGGATGTTGTTGAAAAGAGAAATACACTTTTGTAATATCGTGTTAAATCATTTATtgatccaaaagcttaagctaatgggtgaagacaaatttaacaTCATATCAATCTAACACAAAGATCCAGAGAAATTCccttattcttttaattaagaCCTGCTGATTGTTTCCCCCATACAGAGCTCCAGTTTGGATGGTTGTCTCTGAATGTCTACAAACACCAAACTTGACTTAAACGCATAACTAATCTACTTTAGTTTCCTTTATttactttacttttaaatagttGAACCAAGAATGAACTCCCCAGTTCTTCCCAGCACCTATGgtgaaaaattcaattttgacaACCACGAGACCCATTACCATGCAGAAAAGAGTTGATTTCAAACAAGGTTATCCCTTCAATATCACCTCGTCGCATACCAACAAGAGAACTAGAACACTACAGacaatttctaaaattcactcattttttttcaaaaattttaaatgaaatgaaacaagaaactaaaaaaaaaaaatattaaaaaaagagctAGAGTTGTTAAAAGGAGCAATAATTTTACACCAAATAAAAAGCCGCAACAAGAGAGGTCTCAAGGACTTCTTGAGATACTTGCCTACAAAAACTTTACgagaaagtaaataaattgatatgtttatttgtaaatgaaaatgtaCGAAGTGATGAAGGGGCACTATTTTCTCAGTCACCAACAAAGTAAGGCAGCGAGAGTTCAGAATAAAAAACCTTAGGGTTTAGTTCACGAATTGTAGAGCTGTCTCTTCCATGCCAGTAATAGCTGCTTGCCTCCTTCCCTATGTTcctcaaaatgatattttcagTGAATCGGGGAGAGAatgtaaaatttcaaatcactTGCTAACTAATATATTCTCAAGCATAGTGAAAGAACCATTAAATGCCCTTAATAATAAAGCACGGGATGCAGACACCTGGCTGTGTAGTATTAAACCACTGGAACCATGCTTCCAAGCGGACAAAAGACCGTTCGAAGAATGAAGATATCTCTGAGCTTTCTGTCTCGGtaaatgcatttttctttAGGCCATGAATCAATTCTACAAGACAAAACACATCTAATCACGAACATCACAACTAAAGATTCAACCAAATTATTTGATAGTGTATGTTATGGACCACAAGAATCTACTATTACCAGTGTACTGTGAGCTCATATTCACAGTTGATATTGcatagaaaagagaaaatgtagAGCTTGTTAAACAACCACAGCACCCATGCATGATCAGATCTCTCAATGCACTCAAATGTAAATGGGAATGTAACCAAATGCTGACTAGATAAGACTCCAAGAAATAAGTTctcatcaaataaaaatgtaaaatagcATGAATAACTAGCAAGGTACTCGTTATCAAAGGATCCATAGAAGTTGTATGGATCCTTTGATCAATGGTCATCAACGTGTTTTGTCTCTTTTTcagataataaagaaagaagaatatcAAACTTTTGTGCTTACTACAACGTATCTTTCGCGTAGCAGACTTATTAGGAAACCTCAGCGTTGTTAAAAAGGATTCCTCCAtcaaaaaacattttaaaaaattattggagTTCAAAACTTAAGCTATTATGTCTCAACAGTCAACACCATAACCATCACAATTTTTCTGTAATTATTGCCCCACAGTAAGAACATTTTTAGGGAAACAAAACTTTCcattggaaaaatgaaaagagaccaATGCCTAAAAATACATTAGCCTTCAAGagaataaagatgaaaaaaaacaaaaaaagacaATACTACTGAGATACAAAGAGGATAAGACATCTCAAAAGGCAAAcacttaaaacataacaaaCCAGATCCAGAAAGGAAACCAAAGCTAGAGAACACATGAGCGTTAAGCCAAAGCCAACAGAAGACCAACAAGCAAACGAGGCAAGAAGTCCATCAAGACCAAGAGTTCGAGTGTCAAACCACAAAGTCAACCAACTTCTAAACTGTTGCTTTCAAGCTTGCAACTACTAGGAAAAGATGCAACTTCTTAAGAACAATACAGTAAGGCTTAGTCGTACCAACACAAGAATTCCACTATAATAGTTCAATTTCTGGACTAAACCACCAAGCTAAACTTTAACGGAAGGAAAACGAAGTGGAATTGAAATCATTGCCGAACCACATTTTTTAGTCAATTTTGCTTGAACATTTTCATAATATCAAAACCTTGAAGTAAACAGCTGAATTTTCCACAACAAAATCATCTTATGCTAGAATGTCATAATATCCTCACTACTTTTCACTAATAGCTAAATCTCCATCAAACTGGTAACCAGAAAGATTGTCCTAAGGAGATGGATGACTATAAACttctttaatgaaaaaaatagttgatcACAGGATTTTAGTGATTAATTGCCTAAAATTCAATCAGAAGGCAAAGGATGTGGATTGTCTATGGGATGTGCATCTGCCAATAGGAGAAATGTACAGGATTTCTCCAAACCATCTGAATTGAACTTTGAATGTTCCTTCGCAGATggttgctttttcttttttttcagcTGTAAGAAAGAGGATAATAAGGAAAGGAAGATCTTTCAATGTTCACATCCCCTTTGCCGCCctttaaatcaataaactaTGGAATGCTAACTAAAATTTCCCAAGGACAATTAAGTCTCCCACAGAGACTCTGATATGCCTCATTCAGAGCTGAAACAAACATGATTTCCTTGTCCGACCATATGGGAATGCCCTCTTCAACAAAATCAGATACCTGAAGCATATCCTCATTGTGCGTAATTTTGATCAACCTTGCAATCCAAAGAGTTCaaaaaatctttgaaaaataatttgccTTAAAGGATATTTGGAGGAATATCACCATATCTAAGGTGGAATTTACCATTAGTAGGATCTTtaacttcaatttcaattgggaaaatcacataaatttcttttaacttcaatACGGGCTTCAAAGCAATCCAATAACTTCAGTGTttgagaataaataataagcaGACCCAGGGTTTTTCCCAATgacattgataaattttttattgaaagcCAAACTCACAATAAACTAAGAATGTGCTTTGTAAGACTGGCCATGGTTGTTAACGTTGTACTCCTAGCATTATAACCATGGTCCATCTCACTGATTCCATAGAGGCTTACACCAAAGTCTTCTTTTAATATCTATAGATGGGACAATAAAATGGTGGAGGAAGGAGCGAAACGGAGACAGAGAGAAGATAACTTTACACAAACACTATGACAGGGAATTGAGATATAATTACCTCGCAAGACTAGAAAGAATGCTGGCGGGTTAGCATTGCTTGGATACTGAGGAATAAATTCTTCTGGGACCTTGCTGcattgagaaaagaaagggaatgGTACTGATTAGAGATCAACAGTAATTTAAAACCACAAATTTAAACATGCTATCACCTGAGAGCTTCAGCCCCTAATATTTGTTCACGTGGAATCCATCCATCGATGTTCATTAAATCCAACCAGTGACCAAGAATATCTAAGCTGATGTGAATATCCCATCGCCTGTTCCATATTGAATAAGAAGGTCCGGTcaagaatgaaaaattgtgAATCTTTGTTGCCTTATCCAAAAGACAAATAATCTATCTTTtgttgaaaagataaaagtgaGCTGCACGTCTAGAAACAATAAGCACTTACCAGATAAGCAGCTGATGAAAGCCTTCATCCCACAAGAATCCCCTAGGGAAGACAGGACGGCATGGAACAGCAGTGTAAAGCTCAGCAGGCCagtaaaaaaggaaaccaTTATGACTTCCGAGCTGCAATAAATGTGGTGTTGTATTCACAGGTTTCAAAAAAGGAACAGAATAAATATGCATGAAGactgaaaaatagaaaaagaaaaaaacaaaaattacaaaacaaaaagattaataatCTTGAAGCAAATATGTTTTAGAACTCAAGGACACAGAGGTACAACCTATAGAACAGATTCTGTTTAAGTAAAAGGTCGTTTGTAAATTATGTTAATTTCTTGGCctaataagaaaatgaaagattttatAGCTagtaaaaatggaaattttaaatgaaaaatttgagTAATGAGTCAAATGAATAGTGAATAAAGTAGTCTCTAATTTGATGTGcattgttttgaatttcttgtgAGGAAACATTGCCcctgttttcttttgtttttgtcatattttatagGAACATTCTATCTCCTAATCTGAGCACACACATCATGTAAAACTTTGAAGCAACCAAACAAACAtcatctgttttttttttgtaccaTCCAGTACGTATGTCTAGCACTTCCCACAAAAATTCAATCCTTCAATTCTATTGGAGATCTCCTTTTCAAGCATCTGATTTGAACAAACATCATCCGTTCTTTTGTATCTTCCAGTATTCATGTCAAGCATTTCCCAATCGCTAAAATCCAATCCTTAACCTCAATATCTTAGGAGATTCCATAAGAATTCTCGAATTAAATATGGATATTGATGAAGCATCTTCTAAATAAGGCAAAGTTTGCTATTGCGATGAGAGGTATGCATATTTCACTACATGGAGATAATttaatgataatataattgaaaaattagtagactaattaaaaaaaaaaagaaaaaacatctaCAATTGTGGGTTGGGGTTTTGTAACAATCATATGAGATCTACAAAAAAATCGTCAAGACATGCTAAcaagaaatgagaaaaggCTCAACAACTTACATGGGAGGCACCTGGGAGTGCAATTTTTGACTGGCCATAGAAATAACCAATGCCACCTAATAAGTTTGAAACAGCAGCCTTACCAACAGTTGTGGATTCTAAATCAAACTGatcataattacaaaattagatCCATCCAAGAATAATTACAAGATTAAGGACTTCAACAGAATATAGGTATATAAACtggaaacaaag encodes:
- the LOC101210818 gene encoding mannosyl-oligosaccharide glucosidase GCS1, producing the protein MAGQSRRNPRSRIKSASAVDDDDDSAVRQASDNYRRLRDRNKSSSSIRIFNVNLKVMVGICFVAFFVILYLISSLIVTGDHQTPRVITPFPAPKVTDLPQFQGEHKESLYWGTYRPHVYLGIRARTPRSLLAGLMWIGVQNGRYVMRHVCQSSDELSTYGWTRHNARDFGHQVLVDQDMTLGTSFLKSKESGSGYGGDWAVRIQVNSKKSEETEELLKTGHLFFYLADEDGNALSLSRDAMNIHETSLLASGSRSDVGNWQLHLESKDDLEVHFSGFKTEHYHNLSELVQENIGGQARKFGRLQLSDTSDDSSNILVFQISGRIPFRTDLAFISGSGLPSSREEERVNNLTGSSLTDRLKEKELEFDTRFEECFGLANKFDLESTTVGKAAVSNLLGGIGYFYGQSKIALPGASHLGSHNGFLFYWPAELYTAVPCRPVFPRGFLWDEGFHQLLIWRWDIHISLDILGHWLDLMNIDGWIPREQILGAEALSKVPEEFIPQYPSNANPPAFFLVLRELIHGLKKNAFTETESSEISSFFERSFVRLEAWFQWFNTTQPGKEASSYYWHGRDSSTIRELNPKTLMSGLDDYPRASHPTEDERHVDLRCWMLLAADCMHSISELTAKEKGLETVYSSATKILSEFELLNQMHFDDAHGTYLDFGNHTEKVRLIWKEVMGEQGFTTRQLIREVSETPRLRMVPHIGYVSLFPLMGRIIPPESWILEKQLDLISNRSIFWTDYGLRSLSKTSSLYMKHNTEHDAPYWRGTIWMNMNYLILSALNHYATEHGPYREKAKDIRDELRSNIIRNVVRNYQKTGYIWEQYNQKTGKGKGAHPFTGWTSLLLLIMAEAYTES